GTggatcaccatggcaacaagaaggCCTCTGGGCAATGGATTCCTCCTGCTACCGAGGGGGACACTTCTGCCTAGCAACATGTGCTCCCTAACAACCAAAGCCTCAACATACACAGCAGTCACAATCAGGACAAACAAGAGGGTCTTCCTGTTCACCACCAGCCCTGGTTTCCATGGAAAAAGATGCCCTCATGTCACCATGGCTACAGAAAAAGATCCCTACCATTCCAGGCTGTCTAACGTGGGTGAGATAAGGTCAAGGCCAGATCCTGTCATCTGGGGAGATGATGAAAAACCAGGGCCGTTTTCAAGGCAAGAATTGGAGTTCTACAAGACAAATGGCTACATCAAGGTAGATGGGCTTTTTGATGACCAAGAAATCCAAATGTGCCGTGAAAAATTCACAGCATTGAGGGACAAGTTTGAAGAAGACAACAGATCAAAGAAGGAGTGCATCGTCACAGATAACTATACTTCTGTGACAGAACCAGGGTCCAACAAAGTCAAGTCCATCTACAGTCCGCACAAGATTCTGCCAGCAGTCAATCAGCTGTGCCAGGACAACAGGTTGCTGGGAAGGGCCCAACAGATCCTCGACAGCAATGTGTACATGCACCACACCAGGCTCAACTTCAAACAACAGTTCAAGGGCACAGGATTCTACTGGCACTCCGACTTTGAGACATGGCACGTCGAGGACGGGATGCCCAGACCACGAAGCATGTCCTGTATGATTCTCATGACAAGAAACCTGGCTCAGAATGGAGCTCTTATGGTCATACCTGGTAAGACCCCTCACCACTAGATACAGTAGTATATCTGTTGTGTAAGATTAAGAAGGGAGGGAACCTTACAACCGGTTACCCAGTGCCCCAAATCCAAGTAACACATTACCTTTAGAGACAGGACCTGTAAGGTTGGAGAGACTACAATGGAAAAAGTTGTTAGACTAAATTTTGAACAGATTTAAGTTTGTCATGATCCACTGAGGTGGAAGTCTACATGATTCATCTCAAAACTGTCAAATCTGCCCAAGACAAACCAAAGGCCACAGTCAAATTTTGTTTCCTCTTTTAAAAGTTATATTGTGTTGGACCTCAGTGTCTCTCTctcctatatacatgtacctgcctATATACAAAGTTAAGTATCCTCTTATAGATACTGAATATGGAACCTTTACTTTGTAATTATCTGATGTCTGACATTATCATGGTTAAACACAGGAAGAACCCTAAAGCTTTAATACCTGTATACACCAAATTTTTACTTGATTTTCTGTTATTGACCCTTCCTTTAGGTTCCCATAGACATTACATATCATGTGCTGGCCCCACCCCTGACAACCACTGGGTCACTAgtctacagtacaggtacatCGGGACACCAAACCAGGAGGCACTGTCTCACATGGTACAGGAAGGGGGGATTCACCACTGCACGGGGGAGGCAGGTAAGGTGGGGGGAGTTCACTTCTGCACTTGGGGATGTAGGTAAAAGAATAGTAAGGAGGGGGGTTCAATGTGTCCCTTGGAAAGGCTGGGAATGTCTTAACTTTTATATCTATTGTCActtaaatacaatgtacttcatgACTAATTTGTAAACAATTCACAAGTATAAACGTTATATGAGTAGCAAGCACAAAGATACATGTTCCTGTCAATCGAAAGTAGTATTATGCATCACATAGGAAAATAATGTAGTACCATCAAGAGGTTGTGCATCATGTGATGTTGACAATGAAAGCAATGATGCACTCTCCCCTTGTAGGTGCTGCGTTCTTCTTCGACTGTAACCTGCTGCATGGCTCTCTTGCTAACATCAGCCCCTGGGACCGTATGAACCTCTTTCTGGTCTACAACAGTCTGCACAACAAACTGGTCGCTCCCTTTGGTCCACCCAAACCCCGACCTGAAAACCTGGGTTGCAGGGACCCGGCATGGGTACAACCCATCACACCACTGGAGAAGCCTACAGAGTACTAAACTACAGAGTACTAAACTGGAAGGGGGGGTGTATAGTTTAGAAGGAACCCATTTTTCACACGTCTGGATCTTGAGTTGACCTGCTggtattggtacatgtacatactatgtGATTATTACCAAACTCTGGTGAAAATCAGCTGTATATTTGGGAATTGGAGTACTATACTGAGAAGACAATGTTTTGAGGTAACCCATTTTGTTACCTTTTTTATCTGTTGACATGGCCTTTTGACGACTCAAAACGGTACCAAACCAGTCATGGAGGTAAAAGTAGATAAACAGCAGTAAGAAAATTAGTCTATCTGAGGGAGATCTTGGAACAAGAACCTTGATAACATAAGTGTCCTTACCTGTATATGGATATAGCTCATGGTGAAGAATATGCATAATAATATTTCTTCTTGATTTTGGTGTGCATGggatatggttttgataatAAGTTGGGGCTACTTGGCGGAGCATATGTTGAACTGGGATATTGCTAAGAGTTAGTAAGATGTTATTCAGGACGCATCATATGATGTAACTAAAACAATTGAATcattctatctgcataatggTAGTTATGCGATTATTAAAGTGGTtagaacaaactttaaggttgattgattgattaaatgTTTATTTGATTGATCTGACATTGCATAACAACACTGTAGCACTGTAATAAATTGGCCTCTTGTAGTCTCTAATTCCATGTTGAATATCATATCTTTGTTAGATGTTGTATTGTATCAACCCATGAAATAACAGGATACCTGAAGAGTTGCTCCCTCTGCCTCTCAGCCCAGAATGACAGGTCCCACAGGTTCAGTTTCCCTTCGTGGCCGTTACTTCTGGCAAACTCTTCCAGCTGGGCGTACTCCCTCTCTGCTGCTGGTTTACTCTTCACCTTTAAACTCTGGATCATTGACATCACTTCCTGTACACTGTCGGCCATTTTGGTGTCGATGGAGAGGTCGGCGAAGGTCGTGTAGCCCAGAAGGGCAGACTTTTCTTTCCTGCAAAATTTGATGCAAAGAAAAGGCAAGGAACAGAAAGGTTATGAAACAGAAAGCCACCATTGCCAATCATCCATATCAGTTAGACTACTATTATCTGTGTTGATGTGATCATTTGGGGCAAGGCTACCATTTCAGGGCTCAAATTACATCATTTGGTAAAGGTGCACGGGTACAGAGGAAAAATTTCCACATATTCAGTGACTTTCTACCTGCTGAGGTAGCATTTTGGCACCAACTTTGTATTAACACTTGGAGCTAGTCAGTAGCAAGTCTATTTTAATAGACTTTAAAAAGTGCATGAAATATGTTTGGTTTGAGTTCTAATTGTTATGCTCTATGTTTTAAATCAATTAACGGTGCCTCAGCAGGGGTGATTCAAGTGAGATACAACTTCTACCCTGCTGCATGTTTCTTGTGTTGGTTGGTTTGCTTGAACCTAGCTACTTTATTCaagagaagctcaaattggcatGCACTGTAAAGAAATGGACAGGATGGGATAACCTGGAGTTACATGTAATACACGCTGTGTTGGCTGCACTCACCGCAGTTTCCTAATTTCTTCAATGACTCCCGTGTTGTCGTGGTCGCCGTGTGAAGCCCGTGTGATGTAAGCTCGATACATCTGTTCCCTCAGCGTCTGGTTCCTGCTGTGCTTCATGAAGGGCTCGAAGCACGGCATGTCAAGGGTCAACTTCCAGGGACCCTTCTCTGGGTCAACACTGTGAACACATTTCAAGCTTAGATATTTCAACAATGATGAAGAGGGAATATTGTGTAAATTTTTCTTTGCATGCCAACTAACTTCATCTGAaactgtttttattgtttttttccccATTCAATATTTGACTTCTTCATCCTCAGCCAAACCATTATCTTCTGATACAATGTAAGAAACTTGAATGCTTTCTCAAATAATCTTACCATTGCTATTGTCCCTTATGTAATCATACAACAACAGATACAAATTGTTGACTTTTAAACCACTGAACAAATCTGgcgtgttatgctgaagggtggTAATACTGACTACACAAATACAAATGCTCAGAGATAACATGTCTTGTCTAAATAAAGTTCTGACATCATACAAGCAGTGGGCTAGCCAATTCCTTGAGAAAGACtgtcagttgaaaatttggccCAATCTGTTGTGTTGGAAATCACACTTAAATCCTTCTTCAGAACAAATTCTACCAACAAAGATGAACCTTCAAGCTAACAGACTTTGATGTTGACTTAATTCAGATCTACAATTAGCTTGACACTTCTGTTAGCTATTTTTCTGTGGtcctacatgtacgtatacacATCACATAAAAAGAAACATCAATACAATATCTCTGTGATAACGGACATGATAGTGAGACTACAAAAATAATCACACTAAAATTACATCAAGTTGGACAGAAACAACAGCCTGTCCAGCCTGCTATGTAGAAGTACCTGTCCTTGTCCTGAGCTGCTGCTGAGGAGGTGAGATGTAGTAAGGAGTCAGGTACACCCTCCATGTGGGACCTGTCAGTCACTGTCAGGGAGAACGCCTTGGTAGAGTCTAACACATTGTTACTGTGGACAGGGGAGACAGGGGGAaagttttgtgtatatttcacaCAAGTGGAAATCCAGGATAACATGTACAGGTAAGGGGACAGCAAAATCAATACCAATTTTTTAATGTACGGTCTGCATCCATTTGTATAGAGAAGGCATATAGCCACTATAGGTGCATGTAGTCTACATACATCAAATACAGcttgtgtactgtaaatgcagaaatgttcgcggtggattaatgttcgcggttttcgcttcaccgcgaatttaaaaccaccgcgaacatttttccataacagtaagagactacagtgcatggtgctaccgcaaaataaaaaccaccgcgaaaagtccattttcccgctaccgcgaaatcaaatccccgcgaacttaaatgcatttacagtatacattttAGGTGTACATTGTCAACATACATCAAATGCAGTCTACATTTAGCTGTATGTAGTgtgcatacattgtatgtagaatttCTTATGTAGACTTTCTCATTTTAGATGGGAATTTTTTGGAGGTACCTGAACTGCTGACCAAGCATGGCCATTTTCATCCTCATCTGGTTAAAGTTTTCCTTGTCCTCCCCCTCCAGGTCCACCCCGCCCAGCCGCGCCCCCTTCACACCTGAGTCCAGGATTCTCACCTGGGGACCATCTAGGGTGGCCGTACCTGTCTGTAGGGCCTGatataagcaaacaaacaacatgaacAGCATACCTTGGCAGGGAGACTGTATTTATGTCTGCTCTACTTGGGGACCATCTAGGGTGTACCTGTCTGTAGGGCCTGACATCAACAAACAACtttaaacaacagcaacaacactaTCAACACATGTGTAGTTTATTGTATTATAATTAGTAGATGATAACTTATAAGTGTTAGTATGACAAATAGTAGTGAtaatttattgtatttttttaaagacaactccaggaagagtagtggctGTATGTCAACACTAACAGAGAGTCCGTAATAAACAAACTATCACTTGGTAGTCACGTCTGCTCTATTTTCAGACAAATCGCTTTTCTTGAGTTTTtcaaatgaccaaaaaacatcATTGATAGTCTAAGACAAAATATAAAAAGCATGAAATAGGCAAAGTTATGGCAGGCATCACAGATGATCAAAGAAATACCCTTGATATAATGAGACTTGCAGATGACAAAGCACCATTAAGCATAAGGTATGCAGAGACATAGATAAAGTAACAAattgtcattcagcaccaaggacagatattgCTGGTCATCTGGCATTCTCAACAGGCCCTGTCTTCATTCTCACCTTTAGTCCATTGAACACAGGTCTGCTCTGAGCCACCCTGCTGGTAATCTGTACCACTAATGGCTGGGCCTGTAGGAGACAAGAACACACAATCAAATTTATCTACTTTTACATCCCACTTTTTGTTTACTGCAATGAGATTGATCAGAACTGTTGGCTAAAGTAATTTGTAACAGTAGGTGCAGTCCTTCATTGTCTGATTTTGAAAGCATggtataacattacatgtatatatggtatATCTTAACTGAGTATCTATCATTAGGTAAAACAAGTCTGCATCATTTCATTtaatttagtacatgtattaccagtATGTGTATTATCCATATAGATCTACTTTTAAAACTATTTACAACAGCAATGGCATCAAAGTGAAACAATTTTCAGATTATATTCAATGTAATTGTTTGCAGATCATTTGAGCTGGAAAAATGACCTCAGATGTAttgatgttcaataacatcacaTAATAAGGGTGTATCTTTGGTACATATGTATTTGTTCATTGAATGATACTATTGTTATTGATGTCAACAAGAAAATATTGTGTTCTAGTGTCATAAGCTCTTTCATACACCAGGAATTCGTAAGAACACCAGCTGACCTGTTCAACAGCTTCCCTCAGGGCATCATTGTTCTTGACACCATTAAGGTGTGATACAGCACCCCAAGCAAACTCCAGTGGGAAGGACAATCTCTCCATGGTCTCCACTAGGGTCGGCCAGGTCACCTTACTCACATCTAGAGAATATAGGTTTAGAGATGTATTGTTACAGAAGTCCATATGGGTGCCTTTTCATAATATTGTGACATATTCATTGGAGGtaagtaatactaatagattgAGCTAGATGTGATGTGCTTACAGTAAGGTATGACAAGTCCTTCTATCATTATGTATTACAATAACACCAAAAGTTATTTATACTAGTTGACAATTTCCTATATTGGTTCTCCTAATCTATACATTTTTTCTGTTTACAAGTGTGTATTGAACACATGGAACTATCTACAAGTACTTTCATCATATGTTCAATACAATGGGTACACTCATGTAACTGTTTGCAAATTGATATGCATTTACATCCCCCTTCCACCTAATTTGATTACATAACATAGTCTCCTCCAGATAAGACCAAAATGGAAATCTGTGAACACTAGATTGTTATTGAACACTATGACTACTTTCAGGGGAATTGTGTTGACCAATGAACCTGTCTGTCTCAGCAGTAAACTGTCTTTTGTTAAGAAACATCACAATTACAGCACTCGTTTTGCTTCAGGTAGAACTTTCAAGTTGGACAAACCTAGAACAAACTCCTTAAAAAGAACTTTCAGGTATAGAGCAACATCAATGTGGAATCGGCTACCTATAGCACTACAGTCCGCCCTATCTTCAAGGTCCTTCAAAACTGGTCTCTGTGACCTGGTCTCCTGTCTGGAAAAATGATCTTGGCTGTTCCATAACTTGCGTATTGTGTATATatcatgactgtttttaaatgatgtttgtaaatattgtccactgtgtgtgtgtgttatctaTGTCTatgtatgaagtccaggaagattagtggcgtgccctagggcacgtcactaatggattttcgaataaagtctcaaagtcttaAAGTTTTTCTATTTATGCATTAGAGATTTTTGGATAGGACCTTCTATATTCTTCTCCAGTTTCCCAACTCCTGTCTCTAGTTCTTCTACCAGTGTCTTCATAGCCGGCACCACATGCTCAGCCTTGATGGCCTGGAACTCAGGCAGGTGTTCATGTCTCAGCAGCGGATTGTTGGCAGGTGTTACAGCTGCAGCTGTACTGCAGTATCTGTTGGCAAAACAGCATGCCATCATCATCTCAAACATTtagtataatgtacatgtacataggtaCTATAATCATTGAAATAATTCAATGTCTAAATACACTATGACATTGCTAGCTTGTAAGAATACTAGTGCAATGCTTGCTCCAGCCCTCACCCTAACCTTAAACCACAGCCAGAGACATCTAGGTAAGGCCTATGAACCTTTATATTGTGTTTCCAATTAgtgtcatgagaaaatgggatCTGATTCAGTAGATTGCAaggaattgtttgtttgttttttcttcttttttgttaGATTTTGGCCAAAGTGATGTAACAAATAGAATTAAGTGCATATGGACAATGGAATTCAAAACATTCTAATATTTCGCTTGCACACAGCAATGGGCCCCAATGCTGAGGCATGCTAGTAAGAACTATTATTGATAATTGGGGAACGTTTCcacaacattttcatcaatcagaTTTCTGAAAGTCAGAGCCACAATACTATGTCCCTTGCCAGCATTCAACCAAAAATGGATAGGGTCAAATTAGGTTTTTGCTAAGGTCAGCTGCATTACCAGAaatgaaacaatattttttcctaggccttagaaGAAATCCGGGTGTAATACATGTTGAGTTATATAGTCTTGTTCTAATTAGCCAAGAAAAGAAGGGTTTATCATAGACAGAAGCGGTTCTAATAAGCAAGAATTTCCGAGTGATGACTGACTACCTTTCTGTTTCGGGTTGTGTTAGGAGAGGGTGGATGGGCCAGGGCCAGTAGCAGAACGGCTGTGGGGTGACGGCAAGCACTCCCCGCACTACCAGGGATGACATTatggtaaccatggcaacaaccAAACAGCAACACCTAGGAACATACGAGAGATACGACCAAGTTGAGCCGATTCTGATCTAAATGGAACTTACGCAACATCGCAAAACGGCGTGACaacttggggagggggggggcacAACTTTTGAGATCGTGTACATGGGGGCGACCCTCACGGGCAGACATGGTTCTTAATGGGGGTTTTGAGGCATACGGTAATTGAACGAGGCCTATCAGTTTCCGGGTCACAGTTTCAGTGCATTTTAATAGCAACTAAAAGCAGCAAAGGGATTATcaacaaataaaagtttaatATCAATAACAAGTTATCCTGGTACCAGACGATATCCAGGGGCGGCAGGCTGTTTCTTCGGTGGCTCAATGCAGCCTACCCGCCAATCTAACGTAGCGCTCCGGGGAGAGCTCGATAACCTCCTTGGCCGGGGGACTTTAATTTAGTTGCCCGCTCTTTCGGGCTTTTAGTATTACTACTCGGAGCGCTAATTGTAGATCGGCGGGCAGACTCTTTTGCTTATTTGCACGTACTTCGGCATTTAGGACGAAAGATTAAAACTGCGCCGCGTGGCCCGGAGAGTGccttaaaatctttttttcttgttggcgAGAGGCGCACTCACGGTGTACAATGTTGCGCctgaaatttaaaaagaaaaatttgGCAAACAGGATTTACAATATTAATGCTGCGATGGGACAGTGAGTTCTTTTAAGTTGTGATGCCCACGAAGGGCACAAGTTTTCACTTTGGGAAACCATGAAAATTCTTATTTGAAATTAGCTGCGAGCCGACAAGTACTTCAATCAAGTGTACATGCCCGGATATTCCCTTCAAAAGTAATGTTGTACATTGGAAATGGCACGACGTGAGACAAGCACAAGAGTctggtgttgttttttttttgtaggcttttaatacatttatgtacaaaaagaATAAAGTCGTATATGTTAAATTGTATATATTAAAGATTGATTATAGGCTATCCGAGTTCAAAATACGGTGTAGCCGTATTGATTTAAAGACGGATACACAGTGTTCTTAGAACCAACAATACATGGACGTTTGCCTCTGGTAAATTGAAGACAAAAGAATGGACTGTACGCTCTATAAGTAAAGGGAGATTAGAGCTGTAATCAGCAGGGATAGACCATCACATAACCCTAGCTTAGGAACCAATCTATTCACGATTTAGGAAGGGAATTCATTTCCTGATCATGAGAAGTCTTTTAAATCGACAcaatatacagtcatgtagtcTCGATCTGCCGAAGCCGTGAGTGGTTGGAACGCGCCTGTATATGCCACGAGACTATTATGTATCCTTCCTGCCAAGTAACTTTCAAATGATACAACTGCGgtatgtattcatgttttaATTAAATTAATTAACACTGGTACAggcacacacataaacactgGTACAGGCACAGAAGATTTCTATATGACTGTCAACAGGGATTTGTGGAGGCCCGATATGTCTTTTTGGCAACACAGCCCTGAAACAGGACCCTTAACAGTTTTCAGTAGAATGTATCTTTCAAATGATCTCAAATGATACAAGTTGAAATATCACAATACTCCTTTCCAACGAGCTACGTGAAACTGCAAGAGATATGAAGGGGATTTCTTCCAACGATACACATGAAAACTCACCAGTCTGTGTGAATCAAGGATCTTTTAAAACATTCGTTGTTCAAAGGTAACGTCTTTCGGGTGAAATAGACCCAAATGTTAGATGTGTAAAGGGTGCATATTTGCTGTGATATAGTTAATGGTTTAGTAACACCATCTGACTGTGAACCAATGAATATAACAGTTCGCTTTTTCAGTGACATAGAACACGTAGCCATCGTGAACCCTTCCAATCACGTGGTTGAAATATTACCTCGGAATGAATCaattaatgaaactttgaaaagGAATACATGCTATTACTCACTGGGTGAAACGCGCGTCTTCGAACTAAGACCATTGCAAGCGTTTTGAAGGTCGCATGTCTCCAGTGTTAATGACAAAAAACGCCGCGTGCACAGAGCGCATATACAGTTTGCGCTAATGTAAATCTTAGATTGATTAAAGGTTTGGTAATACCCGGTGATCGACGGCCTGTTTATGTACTTCGGATAAAAGAAATTCTCCTTCAAGCAACGGAGAGTATTACTCACAAAGTAGTACGCCTTACCCGAATAATGCGACCATATGATATGAAACAGCTAAGTTATATCACTTTGTAAAGGTTCGTTCTTTCCCGCTCACTACACTGTGATGACTGTATCTTTCTTAGGATACATGGATGGATTTGACAGGGGGAGTGAGACTTTCTTCCGCACTTGTCCAAGATTCATCAAGGGTACTCTTTCAAAACGATGAATACTAAAACGTTTTGTATCAAACACAAGTCTTTCCGAGTCAAAACTTAGATTACAAAGTTTTAAAGGTCGCGTTCTCCTATGGCCAGGAAGAAAAACGACAGAAAAACTCGCAGATTGACTCTCTCCAATGATATAAATTAAAAGTTTGGTATAAACTGGTCTGTTTGATATTCCGAAAAGAATTGCTCCCAAAGCAGTAAGCCTCCCAACAATTCCCACAATGATACATACTAAGTGGTGCGATAATAGTGAAGAGTGAAACTATCTAATGATGCTGGGAGGAATGTGAGTGCCGAACATATAATTAAAGGTAAAGCAGGTCTGTACTCGTGTACTCGGACTAGGGACCAGGTAaaccagatgaggtacattacatGTTAGATATAGTTTCCTTCAAAAGTAAGGAAAGGGATATTCCTTAAGGgatgttttctttaaaaattgaCCATAAGACACtaggtaaggtacattacaggtaagacaagtGTGTTTTCTTTAAAGATTGACCATAAGACACCAGGTaatgtacattacaggtaagacaagtgtgttttctttaaaaattgaCCATAAGACACtaggtaaggtacattacaggtaagacaagtGTGTTTTCTTTAAAGATTGACCATAAGACACCAGGTAAgatacattacaggtaagacaggtgtgttttattTGAAGATTGACCATAAGGCACCAGGTTATGTACTttcctgtactgtactgtacctcATTTGGTCATACCTCTTCTGTAGGCAACGAAAACACACCTGTATTGCCTTTAATGTACCTGATATTttttacctggcctgtagtcaaagaaaacacacctgtagtacctctaatgtacctcatctggtcatacctagtcattattcaaagacaacacacctgtcttacctgtaatgtacctcatctggtcatacctggCTATAAGTCAAAGACAACACACCTGTAGTACCTctaatgtacctcatctggtcatacctaGTCATTGTTCAAAgacaacacacctgtcttacttgtaatgtacctcatctggtcatacctggcctgtagtcaaagacaacacacctgtctcacctgtaacGTACCTCATCTAGtcatacctggcctgtagtcaaaagcaacacacctgtcttacctgtaatgtacatcatctggtcatacctagtcattattcaaagaaaacacacctgtcttacctttAATGTACCTCACCTGGTCTTACTTGGTCAttattcaaagaaaatacacctgtctTACATGTAgtgtacctcatctggtcatacctggcctgtaatcaaagaaaacacacctgtcttacatGTACTCtacctcatctggtcatacctggTCATAAGTAAAAGACAACACACTTGTCTTACCTGTtatgtacctcatctggtcatacctggcctgtagtcaaaaGCAACatacctgtcttacctgtaatgtacatcATCTGGTCTTACCTGGTCATAAttcaaagaaaatacacctgtaatgtacctcatctggtctTACCTGGTCATTATTTAAAGAACAaatacacctgtcttacctgtaatgtacctcatctggtcatacctggCCCGTAGTCAAAGAAAACatacctgtcttacctgtaatgtacttAATCTCGTCATATCTGGCTTGAgtcaaagaaaacagacctgTCTTATcttcaagtactagtattcaacATGGTATTACCTTGTTCATATACAATGACCACACAACTATGTGCGGGTATTCACAGTTGATGGCATACCCGGTTAATACAGAGCCATGTGCAAGTTATATCTAGATAAAACTACCAAAATAATTTGTAAGAGTAGAGCTTTATGTCTGTATTACTGGTAGCATTTTTTGAGCCGGCTGTTCCGTCAACTCAAACTGCGAAGTCAAATGCGTGACCGGAAGTGAAAATATGGGCCTCGCGAAAACCCCGTATAGAGCCGTGATGGTACTTCCTGTATTCCGGCTCGGAAACAGATGCTCAAACCCTGAAATGTGTTCAAGTTTTGACGCCAGAAATTCCGTTTTCACGAAGTGATCTTCACGAGGACTTCAAACTTGTCTGGAAGAAGAGCTTAACTCCAGATAACTCATCAAGAGATCCTCATGAGGTTTTAAAACTTGGCTGGAATACGGTGAAGTCTTATAATATGGCCGGTCGTGAGGGTCTGTTGACCGCCGAAAAGAGGCACAAGACATCGTCACGGAAAAACTTGATAGTTCAGCCGCAATCTGTCCAATCAGGCAAAATAAGGTGTTGTACAaatcaggacaagatggccaagCGACTGCAGTTCATTAGACGAAATATTCATATGAGAGGAAGGAGATTCATCGAGTTAAAGTTGACCCATTCTCCCTGGATTTCCTATGGGTTTCGCCATTGCTAGCAAGCCAAAATACGCACCATATGGGGGTTTCGAGGTGTCCGTTATATAGGGCGAGGCTTTCCGGGTCACACTGGCAGTAATACGGCAGTGGGCGATAGCATGCTTTTAGCAACCTCAACCAGCGGTTtcct
This genomic stretch from Branchiostoma floridae strain S238N-H82 chromosome 13, Bfl_VNyyK, whole genome shotgun sequence harbors:
- the LOC118429088 gene encoding ectoine dioxygenase-like gives rise to the protein MCITMAIRMWITMATRRPLGNGFLLLPRGTLLPSNMCSLTTKASTYTAVTIRTNKRVFLFTTSPGFHGKRCPHVTMATEKDPYHSRLSNVGEIRSRPDPVIWGDDEKPGPFSRQELEFYKTNGYIKVDGLFDDQEIQMCREKFTALRDKFEEDNRSKKECIVTDNYTSVTEPGSNKVKSIYSPHKILPAVNQLCQDNRLLGRAQQILDSNVYMHHTRLNFKQQFKGTGFYWHSDFETWHVEDGMPRPRSMSCMILMTRNLAQNGALMVIPGSHRHYISCAGPTPDNHWVTSLQYRYIGTPNQEALSHMVQEGGIHHCTGEAGAAFFFDCNLLHGSLANISPWDRMNLFLVYNSLHNKLVAPFGPPKPRPENLGCRDPAWVQPITPLEKPTEY
- the LOC118429086 gene encoding probable cytosolic oligopeptidase A isoform X1, with the protein product MATSMGRVLVHNVVNSVCRRGRTRHCLRIRSGRCCCLVVAMVTIMSSLVVRGVLAVTPQPFCYWPWPIHPLLTQPETERYCSTAAAVTPANNPLLRHEHLPEFQAIKAEHVVPAMKTLVEELETGVGKLEKNIEDVSKVTWPTLVETMERLSFPLEFAWGAVSHLNGVKNNDALREAVEQAQPLVVQITSRVAQSRPVFNGLKALQTGTATLDGPQVRILDSGVKGARLGGVDLEGEDKENFNQMRMKMAMLGQQFSNNVLDSTKAFSLTVTDRSHMEGVPDSLLHLTSSAAAQDKDSVDPEKGPWKLTLDMPCFEPFMKHSRNQTLREQMYRAYITRASHGDHDNTGVIEEIRKLRKEKSALLGYTTFADLSIDTKMADSVQEVMSMIQSLKVKSKPAAEREYAQLEEFARSNGHEGKLNLWDLSFWAERQREQLFSFSEEELRPYFPLERVLSGMFDLCSHLFGIQIQSADGTTEVWHKDVRFFNILDEQGEHIASFFLDPYSRPHEKRGGAWMDSALGKSLVMKTKPVAYLVCNQSPPVGDKPSLMNFREVETLFHEFGHGLQHMLTKVPYHDAAGINNVEWDAVEVPSQFMENWVYDWDTMQRISGHYQTGDTLPRDLFQKLVDARKYMAGSQMLRQLYFSALDMELHTSSDPWKTVMDRVAAEYTVLRPLPEDRFPCSFQHLFGGGYAAGYYSYKWAEVMAVDAFGAFEEAGLDNRDKLADIGKRFRETILGLGGGTHPKDVFRQFRGREPQPDALLRLYGLS